In Candidatus Contubernalis alkalaceticus, the following proteins share a genomic window:
- a CDS encoding DUF2292 domain-containing protein: MERNNFIKIDLSEKEKNLIFLIRNINFGEVKVIIQDKQPIRVEELKKSIKL, translated from the coding sequence TTGGAACGTAATAATTTTATTAAAATTGATTTAAGTGAAAAGGAAAAAAATCTTATATTTTTAATACGTAATATTAATTTTGGTGAAGTAAAGGTTATAATTCAGGATAAACAGCCTATTAGGGTTGAAGAGCTAAAAAAATCTATTAAATTATAA